The following coding sequences are from one Schizosaccharomyces osmophilus chromosome 1, complete sequence window:
- the cdc10 gene encoding DNA-binding transcription factor, MBF transcription factor complex subunit Cdc10 — protein sequence MTSANFVSQFELGNDSFSYERNHEHFDASKEDTKNAYTDNPNLRISINSQVLRDGKIVELNAIELSGVRYIELQYGEHVALRRCSDSHFNISQILRLAGTNSLENAAELDEIIENGEYENVDIKDPHVDGVWVPFGKAVSTAKKYGVYDMLQSLISFNLDLFPKSAKNSEHPEKETQAAYLSNRLPLRNHNHNNLSKVGKPSISSNNAGTLSSPSFLNKQEQKIGKRSNMYLLDSSSITTPENGSKRHKLHSPDNSYPAPFPSAYVPSTQQEMHLKKEKLEFSISFSTLTASLPPLDQNVMHDYNTSKDVLTSIFLDLNNSDIKFVESKLTDLLDLDVPIDELGHAALHWAAALAKMPLLNVLISRKANSLRGNLTGETALMRSVMVTNHLNQSSFHELLNLLYPSLNCIDHAGRTVVHHICLTAGIKGRGSAARYYLETLLKWADAHAAPSNGYTNEEFIKKYLNYQDKNGDTAVNIAARIGNKTVVDILLQAGASKSIPNRAGLTVYDFGIFGDDETKDVKETVNVSTTSIEKEKIVMPAQQKSKDIITSVTDVITSLDKDFQDEMAAKQSMIDNTYTQLRESTKKLAEFREQLRRSETHTLMLSEMKQRCKNLEVSIEEQKNELLALDKNFNSANLSESIDADAPFMVNSKNIPSLTELKIRIAAYERNEARLNALAETLHHRNANIKSKCRRVVSLCTGVEETKVDSLLESLLQAVESDGQQGEVDMGRVAGFLRVVKEHQV from the coding sequence ATGACATCCGCAAATTTCGTCTCTCAATTTGAGCTTGGtaatgattctttttcatatgaaagaaaccaTGAACATTTCGACGCGTCCAAAGAAGACACAAAAAATGCATACACCGACAACCCGAATCTGAGGATTTCTATAAATTCTCAAGTTTTACGAGATGGAAAGATAGTTGAATTAAACGCTATTGAACTATCCGGCGTTCGATATATTGAATTGCAATATGGTGAACACGTTGCTCTCCGTCGTTGTTCTGATTCACACTTTAATATATCCCAAATCCTCCGCCTTGCTGGAACGAACAGTCTTGAAAATGCAGCGGAGTTGGATGAAATTATCGAGAACGGTGAATATGAGAACGTCGACATCAAAGACCCTCATGTTGACGGTGTTTGGGttccttttggaaaagcagTCTCTACAGCAAAAAAGTATGGTGTTTACGATATGCTGCAGTCTttaatttcatttaatttggatttgtttccaaagtcGGCAAAAAACTCAGAACATCCTGAAAAGGAAACTCAGGCGGCGTATCTTTCCAACCGTTTACCATTAAGGAATCACAACCATAATAATTTATCGAAAGTCGGGAAACCTTCTATTTCCTCTAATAATGCTGGAACCCTCTCGTCaccttcatttttaaataagcaagagcaaaaaattggaaaacgCTCAAATATGTACCTTTTGGACTCTTCTTCTATCACTACTCCTGAAAATGGTTCGAAGCGACACAAGCTGCATTCACCTGACAATTCGTACCCTGCACCTTTCCCTTCTGCATACGTCCCTTCTACCCAACAAGAAATGCATcttaaaaaggaaaagcttGAATTTTCGATATCATTTTCCACATTGACGGCTAGCCTGCCACCCCTTGATCAGAACGTTATGCACGATTATAATACTTCAAAAGATGTCTTAACCTCAATATTCTTAGACCTAAATAACTCGGATATTAAATTTGTTGAATCGAAGTTGACAGATCTTTTGGACTTAGACGTTCCTATTGACGAATTAGGGCATGCTGCTCTGCACTGGGCGGCTGCCCTTGCGAAGATGCCACTGTTAAATGTCTTGATCAgtagaaaagcaaattcatTGAGGGGAAATTTAACGGGAGAAACTGCTTTAATGAGATCTGTCATGGTTACCAATCATTTAAACCAGTCATCTTTTCATGAATTGCTTAATTTACTCTACCCTTCCCTAAACTGCATCGATCATGCAGGCCGTACAGTCGTCCACCACATATGTTTGACGGCCGGAATCAAGGGCAGAGGTTCCGCAGCCAGATACTATTTGGAGACGCTTTTGAAATGGGCTGATGCTCATGCCGCTCCAAGCAATGGCTACacaaatgaagaatttataaaaaaatatttaaacTACCAAGACAAAAATGGTGATACGGCTGTTAATATAGCAGCTCGTATCGGAAATAAAACTGTCGTGGATATATTGCTACAAGCAGGTGCTTCTAAAAGCATACCTAATCGAGCAGGTTTAACAGTTTatgattttggaatttttggtGACGATGAGACTAAGGATGTTAAGGAAACTGTCAATGTTTCCACTACTagtatagaaaaagaaaagattgtgATGCCTGCTCAGCAGAAAAGTAAAGATATTATTACCTCGGTTACGGATGTTATTACATCTTTGGATAAAGACTTTCAGGATGAAATGGCCGCGAAGCAATCCATGATCGATAACACATACACGCAATTGAGAGAatctacaaaaaaattagcAGAATTTCGAGAACAGTTGCGGCGGTCGGAAACTCACACCCTTATGCTATCGGAGATGAAGCAGAGATGTAAAAACTTAGAAGTATCAATAGAGGAGCAGAAAAATGAGTTGCTGGCTTTGGACAAGAACTTCAATTCAGCCAATTTATCTGAAAGTATCGACGCGGATGCACCTTTTATGGTAAATTCTAAAAATATACCATCTCTTACTGAGTTAAAGATCCGCATAGCTGCTTATGAACGAAACGAAGCGCGACTTAATGCTCTTGCTGAAACTCTTCACCATCGCAATGCTAATATCAAATCAAAATGCCGTCGAGTAGTATCTTTATGTACTGGTGTTGAAGAAACCAAGGTTGACTCTTTACTTGAAAGTTTATTACAAGCGGTAGAGAGTGATGGCCAGCAAGGAGAGGTGGATATGGGCCGCGTTGCAGGGTTCCTACGGGTTGTGAAGGAGCATCAAGTTTGA
- the vps52 gene encoding GARP complex subunit Vps52, with protein MIQNNEKKAASENAIQFDALEKVLQKVVGSLEKFQVNLDAATADINKVSQRSSDIQVRLNNMKKVEFALGSEIDTGLLPPTLIKTICTGDLDHPSWATALEQLEIYLGDEKSATDDEKLMLLSQGSNEEQMELCQKLCYKAIERIRNYIVVTIKLFRHGLVDVASMRKHRLIAKKSYYSFLSKHNSQLALELRKAYINTMSWYYYYHFYHYSLLLSRVNILKGELIRPEEDRKGFFMLGKGSSQIQSSRMFSLDLRSQNFDINSVLMASTLNHIESSPQFLERVYFSWELVFTEHASAEYFFLLEYFELSTDDQKTTFQSIFDGTLQLSQQFISDLISTSLDCIAILKCIRFTQDLILQSQKNLVPVIEPHYTSMIILLWPRLQAIMDLHSESLQKCPLPSKPDDLATTPHPLTQRVSELLYSLAALSANSLEAEPLTHSISRLSHDFTALLNRFCEGMSDKRKRNRFLSNNFTLISTVLSGAHGKLASDQKVFFEELNEKVND; from the coding sequence atgatACAAAATAATGAGAAGAAAGCTGCTTCAGAGAATGCCATTCAATTCGACGCATTGGAGAAGGTGTTGCAGAAGGTTGTTGGTTCCCTGGAAAAGTTTCAGGTAAACTTGGATGCCGCTACGGCAGATATTAATAAAGTAAGTCAGCGGTCTAGTGACATTCAGGTTCGCCTGAACAATATGAAGAAGGTAGAATTTGCTCTGGGATCTGAAATTGACACTGGTCTTTTACCTCCTAcattaataaaaacaatatgCACTGGCGATTTGGATCATCCGAGCTGGGCGACTGCCCTCGAGCAACTTGAGATATATCTTGGAGATGAAAAGAGTGCTACTGACGATGAGAAGTTGATGCTGTTGTCTCAAGGGAGTAATGAAGAGCAAATGGAATTGTGTCAAAAGCTATGCTACAAAGCTATTGAGAGGATTCGAAATTACATTGTTGTTACAATTAAATTGTTTCGACATGGTCTTGTTGATGTTGCTTCCATGCGGAAGCATCGTTTAAtcgcaaaaaaaagttactATTCATTCCTCTCGAAACATAATTCCCAACTTGCTCTCGAGCTGCGGAAAGCATATATAAACACCATGAGCTGGTATTACTACTATCATTTCTATCACTACTCTCTACTTTTATCCCGAGTCAACATTCTTAAGGGTGAGCTCATCCGTCCCGAAGAAGATAGAAAGGGTTTTTTTATGCTTGGAAAAGGTTCATCACAGATTCAGTCAAGCCGGATGTTTTCCCTCGACTTGCGTTCCCAAAACTTTGACATCAATTCCGTCCTTATGGCTTCAACGCTCAATCATATAGAATCATCGCCACAATTTTTAGAACGTGTGTATTTTTCATGGGAACTTGTGTTTACAGAACATGCTAGCGCCGAATATTTCTTCCTCTTGGAGTATTTTGAGCTCTCTACGGATGaccaaaaaacaacatttcAATCAATATTTGACGGCACTTTACAGCTGTCTCAACAATTCATTTCAGACTTAATTAGTACAAGTCTTGATTGCATTGCTATTCTCAAGTGTATTCGATTTACTCAGGATCTTATTTTACaatcacaaaaaaatttagttCCTGTTATAGAACCTCACTATACTTCTATGATCATACTACTTTGGCCCCGTTTACAAGCAATCATGGATCTGCATTCTGAGTCATTGCAGAAGTGCCCTCTTCCTTCGAAACCCGACGACCTTGCCACTACTCCTCATCCATTAACTCAAAGAGTTTCCGAATTATTGTACAGTCTCGCAGCACTCAGCGCTAATTCTTTGGAAGCCGAGCCCTTGACTCACAGTATTTCTCGATTATCTCATGACTTCACGGCTTTACTCAATAGATTTTGCGAGGGTATGTCcgacaaaagaaaacggaATCGTTTTTTGTCTAACAACTTTACGCTTATTTCAACAGTTTTAAGTGGTGCCCATGGAAAATTGGCTTCTGACCAAAAAGTATTCTTCGAAGAACTTAATGAGAAAGTAAACGACTAA
- the pic1 gene encoding chromosome passenger complex subunit: MGSLGSGPWFTRELEHSHRLTNEKTKEFSFLVSETMDWLNEHMLEVSKLRLEGDLYTLAKTPNKIKEKYTTPRLSPVRRCELPTPRMQLSSIQQQLVEAADSKVKAKDSYHPEEKNVQPTYTTEEPKPSETYEESNQVSTLPNLPSPVLDVKRVDLDPETKDTERVTDTKREDSNQVPSPSSNTQQFTEWDIPLREPSPSPTKPSASPSKPLQNRHPAYSFVHLPKREEILRRPASLQNRADSTNSFLHQLNRRLTKESSSNPASFEAEFANSNTQVPPKQSSSLTSPSRLKRFLSSITSGNKDDSIKQEQERITTNQISLPKQNPHKRSSEVAAIEDNAHKNMTKQRKTSPEMSSSKEFINDKQFSKSIGVPSRSERPASTLVQDVPYRDEQKLDKQVDEFVPLTKEEKSPVKPKSKSTPMLERAEKLRQQIQGLAGNRTEEPSTPPGMKRPVNAVLDAARNSAAKDLQLAKLKLGETKQDSPKNSSKSHVKSEVPKIPSIAPFTKLSTKNSITQQKGTLIPSHSNSNTHENAVEAHDESNTGSNPKTSEKSLDVAKEIRKLTEAGYLSTNNQRPVAIRVATASQRELEQTERRKAKANLSSSLMQIEHNNADKDLPRTSSSLSTNSDNNRRFIPMRQMKTSSNLKSDKPSEDQSGTRKSLETNVKEEPIQSQVQHNADKQERLGAKRFATGATGSNWNNAMIKRQEESRRRKLLAEAASSKSKPGLTRVTSKPTLRPTRELLEDKSLALHYSGSKKVEGDTVTSVPISASNHKPINESHTNDETEGSQSQPSMLNKTSFKPQTLKSLRHNFPPPTKPNAIKEKDSVTNTTPLGNRKPVNSSNIDPPTDRKLSGSQKLQRSPLLKTPKTSQPAGYGSYSPNGSYELPDIDSDYLDESDDEERKKKINLPSWAESPELREQLKRQQKWDPDKIFGSIKPLHMDELFKSKDRNKLRFRPRSSSADWSSQDRLTQAEIDSYKRNMGYL; the protein is encoded by the exons ATGGGTTCTCTTGGGTCAGGTCCCTGGTTCACCAGGGAACTTGAGCATTCCCACAGACTGAcgaatgaaaaaacaaaggagttttctttcttggtTTCAGAAACTATGGATTGGCTAAATGAACATATGTTAGAAGTTTCGAAGTTACGCTTAGAAGG AGACCTCTATACATTGGCTAAAACTCCCaacaaaattaaagaaaagtataCTACTCCAAGGCTAAGCCCAGTTCGACGATGTGAGCTTCCTACGCCTAGAATGCAGTTGTCGTCAATACAGCAACAATTAGTAGAAGCTGCAGATAGTAAGGTCAAAGCAAAGGATAGCTACCACCCAGAGGAAAAGAACGTGCAGCCTACTTATACAACAGAAGAGCCAAAACCATCTGAAACTTATGAAGAAAGCAACCAGGTTTCCACGTTACCAAATTTGCCCTCACCCGTCCTCGATGTGAAGCGAGTAGATTTGGACCCTGAAACTAAGGATACCGAAAGGGTAACAGATACCAAAAGAGAGGATTCTAACCAAGTTCCTTCACCTTCTTCTAATACTCAACAATTTACTGAATGGGATATTCCACTTCGTGAACCTTCCCCATCTCCTACGAAGCCCTCCGCAAGTCCAAGTAAACCATTGCAGAATAGACATCCGGCTTATTCCTTCGTTCATTTACCAAAACGAGAGGAAATTTTAAGGCGCCCTGCCTCTCTCCAAAACAGAGCTGACTCaaccaattcttttctgcATCAACTTAATCGGCGattaacaaaagaaagctcCTCGAACCCGGCGAGTTTCGAAGCAgaatttgcaaattcaAACACTCAGGTTCCTCCAAAACAAAGTTCTTCTCTCACTAGCCCTTCTCGACTCAAACGATTTTTATCCTCTATTACATCTGGGAACAAAGATGACTCTATTAAACAGGAACAGGAACGTATTACGACAAATCAAATATCATTGCCCAAACAAAACCCGCATAAGCGTTCCTCAGAAGTTGCTGCTATAGAGGATAATGCCCACAAAAACATGACTaagcaaaggaaaaccTCTCCTGAGATGTCGTCTTCTAAAGAGTTTATAAATGACAAgcaattttctaaaagcaTCGGTGTACCTTCAAGGTCGGAACGACCTGCAAGTACTTTAGTTCAGGATGTTCCGTATCGCGATGAACAGAAACTTGACAAACAAGTGGATGAGTTCGTTCCTTTAAcgaaagaggaaaaaagcCCTGTAAAGCCTAAGTCAAAATCTACGCCAATGCTTGAGAGGGCTGAAAAACTCCGCCAACAAATTCAAGGATTAGCCGGGAATCGGACAGAGGAACCTTCAACTCCTCCAGGAATGAAAAGGCCTGTTAATGCTGTTCTTGATGCTGCTAGAAATTCAGCTGCCAAAGATTTGCAACTAGCAAAGCTTAAACTTGGAGAAACGAAGCAAGATTCTCCGAAGAATTCTAGTAAGTCTCACGTTAAGTCTGAAGTTCCAAAGATACCTTCCATAGCTCCATTTACAAAGCTATCAACTAAAAACTCTATAACTCAACAGAAGGGTACTTTGATTCCATCCCACTCTAACTCAAATACGCATGAGAATGCAGTTGAAGCACATGATGAATCAAATACTGGCTCGAATCCTAAAACGTCAGAGAAATCACTTGAtgttgcaaaagaaattcgtAAATTAACTGAAGCCGGATATCTGTCCACTAATAATCAACGACCAGTGGCTATTCGTGTCGCTACGGCTTCTCAACGTGAATTGGAGCAAActgaaagaagaaaagctaaAGCTAATttatcttcatctttaatGCAAATCGAACATAATAATGCTGATAAAGATTTACCAAGGACTTCATCATCTCTAAGCACTAATTCTGATAATAATCGACGATTTATACCAATGCGTCAAATGAAAACTTCAAGTAATTTGAAGTCTGACAAGCCATCCGAAGATCAAAGTGGAACAAGAAAGTCGTTAGAAACAAATGTTAAAGAGGAGCCCATTCAGTCACAAGTACAACATAACGCtgataaacaagaaagacTGGGCGCTAAACGCTTCGCGACAGGTGCAACCGGATCAAATTGGAATAATGCAATGATAAAAAGACAGGAAGAGTCGAGACGGCGTAAGCTTTTAGCAGAAGCAGCGTCTTCTAAATCTAAACCCGGACTGACAAGAGTTACGTCAAAACCTACACTACGTCCGACTCGTGAATTACTGGAAGATAAGTCTTTGGCCCTACATTACTCTGGTTCCAAAAAAGTTGAAGGTGATACGGTCACATCTGTACCAATTTCAGCCAGCAATCATAAACCAATTAATGAATCTCATACGAATGATGAAACTGAGGGATCGCAATCTCAGCCATCTATgctaaataaaacaagctTCAAGCCTCAgactttgaaaagtttgcGCCATAATTTTCCTCCACCCACAAAACCTAATgctataaaagaaaaggactCGGTAACTAACACAACTCCTCTAGGTAACAGGAAACCGGTGAATTCTTCTAACATCGACCCCCCAACTGACAGGAAGCTATCTGGGTCTCAAAAACTGCAAAGATCACCGTTGCTTAAAACTCCCAAAACTAGTCAGCCTGCCGGTTATGGATCATATTCTCCTAATGGATCTTATGAATTACCCGACATCGATAGTGACTACTTAGACGAAAGTGACGacgaagaaagaaagaaaaagattaacTTACCATCGTGGGCAGAATCACCTGAACTTCGAGAGCAATTGAAGCGACAGCAAAAGTGGGATCCTGATAAGATTTTTGGATCCATAAAGCCTTTACATATGGACGAATTATTTAAATCCAAAGATCGAAATAAGCTACGTTTTCGACCAAGGAGTTCATCCGCCGACTGGTCATCTCAGGATAGGCTAACGCAAGCGGAAATCGACAGCTATAAACGGAATATGGGATATTTATAA
- the mmp2 gene encoding mitochondrial inner membrane peptidase complex catalytic subunit 2 — MVKFQSNKNQFVFTFAKNFLGISLWIPALLFIEQHIFSVGSIDGRSMKPTLNPETNFLKRDKVLVWKWNKNFERGDVVILRSPEDPQRLLVKRVLAIEDDLVKTRPPKSTRFVPIPEGHVWVEGDEQFHSIDSNQFGPVSTGLITAKIIAIVFPFSRMRRITNDDMRKDALVINTNFD, encoded by the exons ATGGTAAAGTTCCAGTCGAATAAAAAccagtttgtttttacatttgcaaagaattttcttggAATTTCATTATGGATACCAGCTCTTTTATTCATTGAACAACACATTTTCAGTGTTGGAAGCATTGATGGCAGGTCTATGAAGCCGACGTTAAATCCGGAAacgaattttttaaagcgTGACAAAGTGCTTGTTTGGAAATGGAACAAGAACTTTGAAAGAGGTGACGTTGTTATATTAAG ATCACCAGAAGATCCTCAAAGGCTTCTCGTTAAGCGTGTACTTGCAATTGAGGATGATTTAGTAAAAACGCGACCGCCGAAAAGTACAAGATTTGTACCGATTCCAGAAGGGCATGTTTGGGTGGAAGGAGACGAACAGTTTCATTCTAT TGATAGTAATCAATTTGGCCCAGTTTCGACCGGTTTAATTACTGCAAAAATCATAGCTATTGTTTTCCCATTTTCCCGAATGAGACGCATCACTAACGATGACATGAGAAAAGACGCTTTAGttataaatacaaattttGATTAG
- the ppk26 gene encoding PAN complex protein phosphotransferase subunit Ppk26 has protein sequence MDEFRSSSGSPKVGENIQTSPKYPFAAESKDHPSRTKRSLCRNILLYGNCKYSESGCMFRHDNPLLPQSSTPEQSFSRKKLNAASASFQPKSSLSSKAANAAVFVPKTQEPPMFLSRDRTPLAISSTKNTINPYANPGILGADGMYSNDAYYSQQNQLKLTRFHLYNPQPSTLPTLRPYDRNVNDLFIEDNIREELERNTEASRQTLHALPSIVSNYTSLSPLNKKLYRYKEDLGFNVWTYQATCTTDKNTYVLRRLQDCPNLVDLNAVETLKRIFHPNIVTFYNGFNSDTFNDQSLILVYDYHPRCSTLKEMYFDGTSAVDKSQTERPMPDEKEQWNYMFQMAIAISHLHKNGLACNHLTPSRILINRDKRIRINSCADYELAVPIKPPLESRQQQDLKDFGCIIANLATGSLDDDMAKAARHINHSYSRDFYKAVLSFISDEPVKKNIDSFFKDYAVYFLSVMDASFKENAAMEKRLSQTIQHKRFFQILYKLMYITDCNDRPAVLPGFRDRKIYLLHLLRDYLFHQVDEGQCPLIDLCQVLTTLGKLDAGIGQSVALISRDELDCASVTYSELKAWIDDVFELEINL, from the exons ATGGATGAATTTCGTTCTTCATCTGGGTCTCCAAAGGTAGGAGAAAATATACAAACATCTCCCAAATATCCTTTCGCAGCTGAATCAAAAG ATCATCCCTCACGGACAAAGCGTAGTTTGTGCCGAAATATTTTACTTTATGGGAATTGTAAATACTCTGAAAGTGGCTGTATGTTCCGTCACGACAAT CCGTTATTGCCCCAAAGCAGTACACCAGAGCAGTCTTTTTCTAG aaaaaaactGAACGCTGCTTCTGCATCGTTTCAACCTAAGTCATCGCTTTCTTCGAAAGCTGCTAATGCTGCTGTTTTCGTCCCTAAAACTCAAGAACCTCCCATGTTTCTTTCTCGTGACCGAACCCCATTGGCTATTTCTTCTACTAAAAAT ACTATAAATCCGTATGCAAACCCAGGAATACTTGGGGCAGATGGGATGTATTCAAATGATGCTTATTATTCACAACAGAATCAACTTAAACTA ACACGTTTTCATCTTTACAATCCTCAACCGTCTACCTTACCTACTCTTCGTCCTTACGACAGAAATGTAaatgatttatttataGAAGACAATATCAGAGAAGAACTTGAACGGAATACTGAAGCTTCTCGTCAAACATTGCATG CATTGCCCTCTATTGTTTCTAACTACACGTCTCTGTCACctttaaacaaaaagctaTATCGCTATAAAGAAGACTTGGGCTTTAATGTTTGGACATATCAAGCTACTTGTACAACTGATAAAAACACTTACGTCTTAAGAAGATTACAAG ATTGTCCCAATCTTGTGGATTTAAATGCAGTTGAAACTTTGAAGCGCATATTTCATCCAAATATTGTTACCTTTTACAATGGTTTTAATTCCGATACTTTTAATGACCAGT CTTTAATACTTGTGTATGATTATCATCCACGATGCTCtactttaaaagaaatgtacTTTGACGGGACCTCTGCAGTTGATAAATCTCAGACTGAGCGTCCAATGCcagatgaaaaagagcaGTGGAATTACATGTTTCAAATGGCTATCGCTATTTCTCATTTACACAAAAACGGGTTGGCATGTAACCACTTGACACCTTCAAGAATACTCATAAACCGCGATAAGAG AATCCGGATCAATAGTTGTGCTGATTACGAATTGGCGGTACCGATCAAACCTCCCCTTGAAAGCCGGCAACAACAAGACCTAAAAGATTTCGGGTGTATTATAGCCAACTTGGCTACTGGAAGTTTAGACGATGACATGGCCAAAGCTGCTCGGCATATCAATCATTCCTATTCGCGCGATTTTTACAAAGCAGTCTTATCTTTTATCTCTGACGAACctgtgaagaaaaacatcgacagtttttttaaagattaTGCggtttattttctttctgtaaTGGATGCTTcctttaaagaaaatgctgCAATGGAAAAGCGACTTTCACAGACTATACAGCATAAGCgtttctttcaaatacTGTATAAACTTATGTATATCACCGATTGCAATGACAGACCAGCGGTATTACCAGGTTTTCGAGATCGAAAAATTTACTTGTTACATTTATTGCGCgactatttatttcatcAGGTTGATGAAGGGCAATGTCCTCTTATTGATTTATGTCAGGTTTTGACTACTCTGGGAAAG tTGGATGCTGGAATCGGCCAGTCAGTAGCTTTAATTTCGAGAGACGAATTAGACTGTGCGTCTGTTACTTACTCAGAG CTGAAAGCTTGGATAGATGATGTTTTTGAGTTAGAAATTAATCTCTGA